The genomic segment CGTTTAGTGTTAAGTTTGATTGAATATGTGTCTATTCATGTTCGTCTATATTtgtatatgattatatatatgtcaTCTTGAATCATGTTCTTGTTTAATTTGTGTGTTGATTGAAATCCATGTTCATACTATTTCAGTATCAATTTTGAGTATTGTGATTATAACCTCCCTTAAATAAAGAATTTTGATCTGTTTATTTGTATTTGTGATAGTCTCTTATGTGTATTTGGATTGCTTTCTTGGTTAGCTCCACTTGATAAATGATTATGGTAGGATTTTCACTGATTCTGGTTGCTAAGTGATCCCTTTCCTTTGCCCTGCTTTGTTACTCTATTATCCCCAaaatttcttctttgtttttgatttattttcttatatcgtTAAGACAACTCTTAGTACTTAATTAATTATGAAACTTGTTGTATGCTTTCACTGAATTAACTAATTTTCCTTCCTTAATAGGAATTGGACATCCTTTATATTTGCCTATTTATGGAAAACTATGACTCCTAATCCTCACTAATCGATTCTAACAAGCctatgattgattttctttccttttgatgAATATATGGCAACTTTAGTACTTAATTATCCATGGTAAagatttggttcatttttatagtTAAGTGAGGATATATCGCCAGATTCTAATCTTTATTAAAAGAAATCTGATTGTTGTGCACTTAGTTATTACCATTTCCTTATTTATGGAAAGGGACCCTTAATTTATTCTTCTTGATTACTACTTCCGCTTTTGATTCCCTGATTTTCTAtttaacttattttcttccatttacCAAGTGATTTTCAATTCATTATATAAAAACATGGCTTTCCTCTATTATTTCTCTCAGACATGATTcacacttctacttttctttgACATAGACTAGAACACATGTTTTGGACTATTTTTTACACTTTATAGGTCACTACTCTTCTCTTATACTTAtatgtttttcaaatttttccatACTGTGGACTCAAGGTGCTGGCTCTTAATTTCTTGTTAGCCATTTGCTATTAATCAAGTTAGTTTTATAACTTTCAATTCTTATGTTGTAGTATTTGTGTAACATTATGCTATAACGATATTGGTTTCCTAATTTATGGAGATGCTTTAATATGTTGTTGTAACCATACATGTTCTCTTCTTTTTTAAATGTTACAAATAGAATGAATGGCCATGAAATTTGACCTACCTATCAGTGTGATGTTGAAAACCTGTTTCAAATAACTAGACATTTTCCCCAAAAGCTATTTGCATGTTGATCCCTTTTAGTTATACATGTTAGTGTAGTTAATTACTATTGATGGGTAAAAGCTACTTAGGACAAAGCTCATTTGTCTATAGTTGTCTATGTAAGTTTCTACAATTGATAAGTCGTCAATGTGATGACTTGTTAgaaccttttaagcctaaattataatactttttcattgatttgttgtTAATCTCTTACTAATTctcatttatgtaggtaaaagtaaaaGGGAAGATgggcaagtcattcaagtcaacaagaagccaaatgtgaaggaaaagaaTCATCCACTTCGCATCCGCCTTGAATCCGCTTTGCATCTTCTTTGGAGCAACTATCCATCTTCTCTCTATCTGCTAGCCATCTGCTTTGGATCCGCTCAAGCAGATATAGAGCAAGGtggcaattttgtaattttgtcaaaTGTGAAAGTGGGGCCTAAAGAAGGGTTCCTAGCTCATTTTTCAAAACCTAGCTTCTATTTTATAACTTAGTATCTTTTTTAGCATCTTAGCTTATTTCTTTTAATCTTAGTACCTATCTTTTCATCTTAGAAGAATTTTGCACTaatcttgaatgaaaaatatGTGTTAGTAATTTTCCAttaaagatttattgaaattCCATGTTTGGAACTACATTCTCTCTATTTCTCATGGATAAACTCAATGATAACTTTAGtatatttttacacattttatctatgagtagctaattctaaatcttggggttatgcttgcttaggttgtggtagtgtatgggtgttaGCTAATTATTCTTCTGATTAGTTATTTGTAATAGGTGTTgcatttattccatgatttaacAAAGAGTTAGGGGTTGCAAACCCCAACCACCTTTGAacccatgtcattcttgaaagaggggacatgggtgaggaataaatgcaaccaataacttgattcatttcatttaatgtcatctcttagacataaggatgtcaattgaggcaatagatgTGGAAAATTGccacacttgtgaggtgttcgaaagaacccatttgtgaaattttgtgttataattgaaagattgacactaatacattgacatctagcctacccatgacttttagctaaaagttgGATAAATTATCAAGAACTCATCCGTGAACCCACTCCTAGAATTACATAACCCCAAGACCTATTCTCAATTGAAGTCACTCTTAGCATTTTCAACGTCAAGATAGTGCTCTAAAATTGAAGTAATTATCACtataaacacattcaaactaattcccccattttatatttatgtttgttttattcaTATTATGGGTCACCTTTTAGTAGACTATCAACACTCTTGAGTTTTGGGTTCcatgctttcactccttgtggatttgaccccaacctaagttgggttattttattgacaacgatcgcttacaccaatttaagagtgtaatttgagtgttataaaaacTGGTGCCATTATCggggagtgaaacatagttttcgCTCTAGTAGTGTTTTTAGTTACTTTGGGTTAGACatagtgttttattttatattgtttggTGTTTTTGTTCTTTCTCAGGTGCATATAATAGTATACACAATAATATAAGCCAACACGGTAGTAATGTCGAGATGGTTGATGGGTATCTTGAAGTGCGGATCACCTCGATGATGCAGGTCAAGCTAGTGCTATTTGTATTCCACCAACGGAAGAAAATGGAATTTTTCATGTTACTAGCATGATGCTTCATTTGCTTCAAATGAAAGGGTCATTTGGAGGCTAAGCTCATGAGGATGCTAATCTACACTTGAGGAATTTTATTGATGTGTGTTCTCCATTTGACATAGCCCATATATCTCAAGAGTCAATCCGATTGcgtcttttcccattctttttGATGGGAGAAGCGGTCTTATGGTTGGGATCTTTTCCTGCAAGATCTATCACTTCATGAGTGAGCTCACGGAGGCATTCTTGGAAAGATATTTTCCTTCTTCTCGGATGTTGCAACTAAGAGATGAAATCACTAATTTTTGCTAACTTAATAACAAACCGTTATATGAGGCTTGGCAACGATTCAACAACAAGTTAAGGCAATGCCTAAATCATGAGGTTCCGGATAAAATGCTTCTCCAAATTTTCTATAGGGCATTGGATCAATTGATCAAGACGGTAGTCGATAATGTGGATGGGGGTTCTCTTGTCAAACTATCATATGGTGTTGCATCGACTTTgttagatcaagtgaccaagtaaAGTAGAGGGTGGCACATAAGAAATACTGAGGTGGCCGTGGGGGCTTCCTCCATATCTTTTCTGAgccaagaacaaaagaaaaaggatgaagAAAGAGATGCAAATATGGCTAAAGTAATGAGACAACTTGATCTTCTTACCAAGCAGTGATGGGAGCTCCTCCTAAGGCAGTCAATGTCGTTGCTTCTAAGAGGGTTAGAGCTTATGATGATAAGGAAATAGAGTCCcttgatgaagaaatttggtTCTTGTTGAACTAATTGGGGGGTTTCCACCCTACCTATCAAAGGCagggtgggaatcaaggttggaagcAATGAGATCGTGATAGAGATTGGCATAATAGAGATCACGATTGGAGAGATAATGAGAGATATTATGATCAGTACATGGCagataagctaaaaataaagaTATCCTTGCTCGAATTTTAATGGGTGTTGAAAGAGAACGACAAGATGGTGAGAGAGTTAAAAGGTGACTTCTCATAACTTAATCAAATGGTGACATCTCACTCGGCCTCTATTAAACAACTTGAAACTCAATTGGGCCAAATCTCGGCACAACTTAATGCAAGACCAAATGGTAGATTGCCTAGTGACATGGTTgtcaatcctaaaaatgatgctcACGTCCTGGCTATTATCATTAGGAGTGGTCGGATTCTTGGTAAAGATATTATTGATCTTGGTGAAGACCCCAATGAAAAGTCAAACAAAGAGAAAGGTAATCCAAAGAAAAAGCTGCTAGAAGAGCCAATTGATAATAATCCAAAGCCTAATGAGACAAGTATTGATGACCAAAGGTAgttgaagaaaatattgaaagtgagGAAGCTCCTACGATGGTTGATGATGATACtccaaaattggatgaaactccAATTGTTCCATTGCCACAAATCAAAATTCCTCTCGCATTCCCATAAAGGCTCAAGAAGAAGGATGATGATATCAAGTTCAAGAAGTTTTTTGCAAAATTTATCAATTTATCGATGAATATTCCTTTGCTAGAATCCTTACAAGAAATGCCCAGGTATgttaaatttatgaaggacttggTTACAAAGAAGCGAGTCATGAATTTTGAAACAGTTGAGGTAACCCACAATTATAGTGCTATAATGTCTAGCACAGTGGTGGCAAAGAAAGAAGACCCGCGTGCATttactattccttgcactattgggATGTACAAGTTTGGAAAAGCATTGTGTGATCTTGGggaaagtattaatttgatgccattttCCATGTTTCAAAAGCTAGGCTTGGGTTCTCTTAATCCAACCACAATGAGGCTTCTAATGGCCGATCGTTCAATCAAAAAGTTCATTGGTGTATtgtatgatgttttggtgaaAGTTGATCGATTTATCTTTCCAGCCAactttgttattcttgattgtgagatTGATCATGAGGTCCCAAAAACTCTTGGTAGAACATTCATAGCTACTAGAAGGGCTTTGGTGGATGTGGAATGTGGGGATATAAAATTTCGGGTGAACAATGAAGAAGTATTCTTCAATGTGTGCAAGTCCATGAAGTAACAGATGGACTTGCTAGTGGTGTCAGTAATTAATGTGATAGATGATGAAGTGATTAATACCATCAAAGTAAAACTTATGGACGAACCCTTAGTTGGGGTATTGTGGAACCTTGGGAATAAGGTGgttgaagaatatgatgaggtgGTAGCTTCATTGACGAGTCTTTGATCTTACACCAAGAACCAGGTCAAgttggatcttgatttgaaaaatgtGAGAGTCCTCCAACCAAGCCATCTATTATTGAACCAACTCAACTCGAACTTAAGTCGTTACCATCCCATCTCCAATATATTTTCTTGGGTGAGTGTAATACATTGCCAATCATTGTAGCGGGTGATCTTGAACCGTGTCAATTGGataccttgaaatcaattgtgaAAAAGTGTATTTGTTCTATTAGATGGACTATAACAGACATTATAGGAATTTCTCTAGGAATTTTTTCTCATAAAATCAAGTTAAATGTTGATCATGTTCCTAGTGTGGAACATCAAAGGAAACTAAATCAACCGATGCAAGAGGTGGTCAAGAAGGAAATCATTAAGTGGCTTGATGCAGAAGTTGTCTACCCAATTTCAAATAGCATGTGGGTAATTCCGGTCCAATGTGTTCCTAAGAAGGGAGACATGACGGTGTTCCCGAATAAGAATAATGATCTTGTACCTATGCGCCCGATCATGGGTTAGAGAGTATGtatgtattatttaaaattaaactcGTGGATCGAGAAAGATTACTTTCCCATgtcctttatggatcaaatgttgGATAGACTAGCTAGTCGAGGATGGTATTGCTTCCTTGATGGCTACTCGGGATACAATCAAATTTGCATCGCCTCGGAAGACCAAGAAAATACCACCTTCACTTTTCCCTATGGCACATTTGCATTCAAGTTCATGCCCTTTGGGTTGTGCAACACACTGGCTACGTTCCAATGATACATGTTGTCCATTTTTGTGGATATGGTAGAGGATACAATAGAGGTTTTCATGGATAACTTCTCCGTGCTTGGGGATTCATTTGATTCTTTCCTTGCTCACTTAAGTAAAGTCCTTTAACAATGTGTGGAGACTAATCTTATTTTGAATTGGGAAAAATATCACTTCATGgtcaaggaaggcattgttctaggCCACAAAATTTTGGGAAAGGGCATCCAAGTGGATCAATCAAAAGTTGAGGTAATTGCTAAGTTACCCTCACCAATCTCCGTGAAAGGCGTTAGAAGTTTTCTAGGTCACGCCAGGTTCTATCGGTGTTTCATTAAGGATTTCTTGAAGATAACTCATACTTTGTTCAAGCTTCttgaaaaggaggaaaaatttGGATTTGATAATGATTGTGTAATGGCTTTTAACTGTCTCAAGGAACCCCTTGCATCGGCTCTTATTATAGTAGCCCCGGATTGGTCATCGCTCTTTTaattaatgtgtgatgcaagtggtgttccTCTAGGTGTGGTATTGggcaaaagaagagaaaagttatTCCATCTGATTTACTATTCAAGCAAGACATTGAATGATGCTCAACGTAATTATACGGTTATGGAATAAGAGTTGTTAGTGGTAGTGTatacttttgagaaattttgggcCTATTTGTTAGTTATAAAAGTGGTTGTGCACACGGACCACGCCGATCTTAGATATCTCATAGCCAATAAAGAGTCAAAACCTCGATTGATTAGCTCGATATTACTCttgtaagagtttgattttgaagtaaagtATCGAAAGGGGTGTGAAAATCAAGTAGCCAACCACCTTTCCCACCTTGAATCCAATCATGAAAAGTTGGgtgagattgatattgatgaagcCTTTCAGAATGAGCTAGTCATGTCACTTTAAGGAAGTGTTGCACCATGGTATGCGGATTATGCTAACTATGTTATGAGTGGTGTGCTTCCCGATTAGTTCAATCATTACAAAAGAAGTGGTTCCTATTTGatgtgaaaaagtattttttgggATGAACCATTCTTCTTTAGTGAATGTGCGGATGGTGTGGTCCATCGACATGTCATGGAGAAAGACATGAGAGATATTCTTGAGACTTGTCACTCCTCTCCATTTCGGGGTCATCATGGTGGGATCTAAGTGGCCGCTAAGGTTCTTCAAAGTGCATACTATTGGCTTACCCTTCATAGAGATGCTTATGATTTGGTGAAAATATACCCTCAATGCCAAATGCAAGGTGGTGTTTTGAGGAGGCATGAGATGCCTCTTAAGCCTAATCTCAAGGTTGAACTATTTGATGTGTGAGGGATCGACTTTATGGGTCCCTTTGTTACCTCAATGGTAATAAATATATCTTGGTAGCCGTCGATTATATATCGAAGTGGGTGGAAGCCATTGCTTTACTGAACAATGAAAGGAAGagtgttacttttttttttgaagaactTCTTTACAAGGTTCGGGACTCCAAGGGTAATTATTAGTGATGGCAGCTCTCATTTTTGTAATCGAGTCATAGATGCTTTGCTTGATAAGTATGGCGTGAAACATAAGGTTAATACTCCTTATCATACCTAAACTAGTGGCCAAGTTGAAGTTTTGAACCGTGAAATCAAGTCCCTTTTTGAGAAAATCATGAATATTGGCCATACAAATTGAGTAAGACAACTCGATGATGCTCTTTGGGCATATAAAATGGCCTATAAAACTCCTATTGGTATGTCCCCTTACCAATTAGTGTTTGGGAAGGATTGTCACTCACCCGTTGAGTTAGAACATAAGGCTATATGAACTTTGAGGAAATTGAATATAGATTGGGAGGATGCTTTAAAATCGAGAGTGAATCAACTTCATGAGTTGGAAGAGCTTCGACTCAAAGTATATGAGATCTCCGTGttgtacaaagagaagatgaagaggtgGCATGATGCCAAAATTGTAAAGTGAGAGTTTCATGTGGGTGATGATGTCCTCCTCTTCAATTTAAGATTGAAACTCTTTACAGGGAAGCTTAGATCGAAGTGGATGGGCCCGTTCTTGATCTCAAATGTTTATCCTAGTGGAGCTATTGAGTTGAAAGAtcacaagaagaagaaatttgtGGTAAATGGTCAAAGATTAAAGCACTACTATATGGGTGGACTCAGAGCGGCTAAGGTTGAGTCGTTTTGCTTTTAAGATCCAAAATGATGACCAAGTGATGTCGTGCCACGACTATAACTACGGAGCTTCTTGGGAGGTATcccaagatttattttttatttttgtaatgttttttatactaattttatcttagttttgaTTGATGCAGGTAACATCATAAAATTTGGGTGCGAAAAGCTTGGCTTAGAAACTCAAAACTAAGCTTCAAACTAAGAACTTTGTGAAGAAAAATCATGTGCCAAGCTGGAACAACATGCGCTGCACCTGCTTGAGTAGGTCAGCTGTAGGTGAGGGGCAAATAGAACACAGACTCACTGGAGAAATCTGCCTGGACCTGTGTTGCACTTGATGCAGCAATCCAAGCGCAGTCCAAGCTTATCTTAGATGTCGGTGACCCAAAATTTACATTAAGGAACTGATAGTTACTATCCCAACGTATGCTGGAACTGCTCAAGCAGTCCAGGAGCAAGTCCATCATACGTTGGACGTAAGCCAGGCCGCTACACACTATTCCAATCTGTGTTAGAACTGCTTAAGCAGTCCATCCATAGGTACAAAGCAGCTGGGACACAGGTTGAGTTAAAAAATGTTGAGACTTCATAATGTGTAGGATCTTGTTGGTCTGACCCGACCTGGCCAGCCGAAAATCTTTTTAAACACTTAAACAACGCCAAAGCAGTCCAAACTTAAACTTTTCTCAGTGCGGCTCCATTCCAACGGGTCTTTTCTATCACAATCACCATTCTCACTTTCTTTAACAACAATTGAGCTAACAAGAATTAAGATAATTCTTTTGGACTTGAGGttcatttttctctcttaaaGCAAGTTAAAGCTATGCTCTCTCTTGTTTTGACTTTTAAACTCTCTTAAAGAATGGACATAATGTTTCATACCTCATGATAATTGGtaatttaaagttgatttttgttAGCTTAATGGGATGATTAATACTTGTTGGAATAATTATGTTATCATTGGTGCCTTGTTTCACTAGTTTGGTTCATGATACTCTCTTAAATAAAGCTAGTGCACCATGTGTTTGGCAAAATGTCTATTAAACCTTTCTTGCTTGTTTTATGTTGTGGGTGGATCAAGCATGATAATATGACCATCTTGAATGTGTTTGGAGATAATTTGGTGAGATGAGCTTGTTCTCTTGTGCTTCTATTCTCGTTTTCCAAGTTCTTACTTACCATGACCACCTGTGTTTGTTGTAATGacaataagagagaaatgtctTGTATGATTGTAATGGTCAATGTGATTCTCCTTAGGGCATAATGTTGTCATTTTTTATGCATCATTATGAGTCCAATtgatcctaaaaataaaatattcgaTAATCATTGGTTGAGAGAGTTTGTTGAGAAATATGGCATCCATGGTTTTTGTTGGTCACTACACCTCATCGGGAGACATAAATTCTTGCCTTGCCCAATGATAGATTGGATGacatcattcttaagggtattggTCATTCTTGTTTCCATTGGAGGTTTTGTATGTCCAATGAACTAGTTTTGTGAAATGTGAAGAATGTGAGATAATTTAGAGCCCAAATGATTAGGGGTTGTAATGAATGAATCCCATGTGCTCTAATGATGAAGTTTCCTTGCATATATCAAACAAACATTTTCTTTTGTTatcattaattttctttcttaacaTATAAAATTCCAGAAACATGTTTtaccttttctcttttgttttggttttgttttgtttctttctcatAGATATGTTTCCAAGGAAGAGCTTGCCATGAGAAGCTAGAAAGGGTAATGccctagataaaggaaaaacaaaagctaCTTTTACAAAGGGAAAAGAATCGGTCTCCAAATATAGTCCAAAAGTCCCAGATGTCCAAGCTACCATTGATCGTACACGGGAGATTGGAAAGGAAATAGATTAAATTTGGTTTAGTGTGGATGGTGTGAAGGAGTTATATGATGATTGGGTAACTATTTGTGGCTTCAATCCTGAGAAGGTCTTTAGCATGAAGAAAGTTGACACCCATTTCCTCGAAATCATCGTCGAGGTTAAAGAATGGGTATGGGAACTCTTCACGAATATGACGCCTTTCACTCACCCACTATGCTACTTCTCAAAAATTGTTTGGGAATTCTATGCTTCCTACATTGTTAGGAACAATgaactaaaatataaaatgccAATTGACGAATAACTATGTCTCGAGAGTGTATTAGTTTGAGGAGTGAAAGTCCCTTGCATGACCTCAGAGATCAATGTACTCTATTTTGCTTGTGACATAGATTCAGTGGTGaagtaaaaaaatatgatatttgtcgGACATCAAAGTTTTTGGTAGATTGCTAGGGTAATTGATAAGGGCTTTCCTCTATGGGCTAATGGTGTAGGTCAAATCAAGAGGAGAGATTTTTTAGTTCAAGCCAAACATTGTGTTGGTTTTGTGGGTAACCATCTACTCCCCTCAACAAATGACCAAGATATTGCTATTTATAGGGCTATCATTGCTGGTTGCATCAATGATATAATTGCTATTAATCCGGGTGAGTTGATAGAGGAGATGATAAAGTTAAGCTTAAAGCAATCGGGCACTTTATTGCCCTTCCAGCACTCATATCAATACTTTGCCTTAAATTCAAGGTCCCGCTACTCTCTAATATTGATAGATGGATTATATGCACCGGAGTCATTGAAATCACACAATGCAAGGATGAGGATAATTCTACGGGCATAAAGAGAAAAGCTTTGGTTTTGGTAGAATCGGGTGCGAAAGGATTGCCGAGCTCAAAGGGAATGGAGATCTCTCTAGATTTTATACTTGATGCTGAGACTCATCATGATTCCATTGATACTCCTCCATCATCTAGCATTGCACCACCACTTTGGCCCACACAATCGACACGGTCTTTTACGGTGACGTTTGCCAAGGTTGCTTCCATGACTTTGGCAATTAATGCTACTTTTACCTGATTGGTGGTAGACATTACCCAGTTTATTAGGGCTACTATAGTATCTCTACAAGCCCATATAGAAAAGTTAAAGCAGAGAGTGGCTACACTTGAGGCGAGGGGATATTATGAAGGGGTGGCATCTGTGAGAGCATACCTTGAGAATTTACAGGCGGAGTTTCACTCTGGACAACCCTCATTTGGTCTTAATGAGGTAGAGATTACTTTTCCACCAGAGACTTCTGTTCAAGTGCTTTcatttgatgatttgtttgaagAGGGTCATGAGGACATTGATGATGAGGTCGAGGTGGATCTTGTAGAGGGGCTACTTGAGGCCCGCCAGGTTGAGATCGCCTTGCAATTATTCAGGGATGAGGAGTATGCATGGATGGTTGGGGATAGTTTTTAGCACTCGATATGATGATAAGTCACCCTTCATAGCAGACTCGATGAAAGGATCCTAGTCTGTCGAGGTTCCTATTGAGACAGTGAGATCATTTACCGACAGGGATCTGAGTGCCTAGGGCACCACATGGAGTCTCTACCCTCCTCTACTCTCTTTTACTTTTACATTGGGAATAATGAAATATCTTTAGTGGGTGGTGGGGCACTTTTATGATTCATTTGATGGTCGGTACCTATTATCTCACTGTATGGCATTTGGTTAGACAGATTGGATGGACATACTCTATGTTATTACTTTGATGTTTGTGTGTACACGctataattttttcatgtttatttactttagcccttgtggggcttgttttgtttttgttcttttattattattgacaTTGCTTTGGATGAGCACTTGTCGGGCATTTTGATAATAATGTCAAATATTGTCGTTTTATTGTTGAATTTGGATCATGCGCTTAATTTAAATGTGGTATCCGATTGTGCACATTGCTAATGTCGCCCTTTGTATATACATGTGTAATGaactccaagggttttcttcaaattttgattctttcctaaggagcaaaattttattttctctttcttttgatcttgtatttttatttttgttttagtttagtttctttgtcaAACCGAGTGATAATTCACCCATGAGAGATAGTGAGACGACATCCTTAGGTGAAGTATCTAGTTATTTTGGTTAACTAGGAAGAAGCAAAAGTtcgaaaatactttcaaaatgtcattggcaagaaatggaatgattttgagaaaaaaaccaaaaaaatagttTTCTTTTCGAAAAAAGACCAAGGATGTTTTTGAAGCTTTCTTTTGAATGAGACCATTGAACtcaatttttgtctttttctttacaAGGATAAGTCATTGACTCAGAGTAACTTATGAAGCTCAAATTgttcaaattggttgggagactaacttttCGCCCTATGAGTACGATGCCATGTGTGggaagatttttgaataattcttgtacacATGTGTAGTCTAGAATTTGCCCTGAGCATATTCATTGCAAAATTCTAGGCAAGCTTGGTTAGAGGATGACCAGAGGCCCTTTTTGACCCATCACATAGCCAAATTTccaccttaacattgttcccTAGTTAACCCATTTTAGCCTTTTTGCCCTTCTATCTTTCTTATTACaatgataaccatgctaaaacacctaaacccttttgaaaatgtCTCAtttggcacttaacctcctttgatgcattaCATGATTCGAAATAATGGATTATAGGggaaagcctaagtttggggtgTCTGTATTTGAGAGAAGATGatcaaagaaaatataagaaagatGTATGTGAAGTTGTCAATGCATGTTTATAAAAGATAAGAGATGTGCTTGATGATAAAGTTgaatagcctagcccatagaacttgaaaaaaaaatggattagtgAGGGGATAAGAGGGGCTTATGGGtagaaaatctcttgaaaaagtcaaagaagtgaagaaagaaaatggtgactttgaatttttggtaaatgttaaaagaaaagttaggaaaatatggaaaatgatttgTAGAAAAATAAGGTGGGCAGTTTGAACATTTTGGGGGTAGAAAGGATTGAGCGATTGCATCTCAGAAGgtcttttagtcacttgatccatatatatttcttcccgcaccttaaaccttcatcttgacccACAAGACTTTGGTGATTCCATACTAAGTATGTCTACATTAGTGGCGAAAAACACAAAGGACAAGACTATGGTTCTATTcgatgtacttgaatttcttagtgagagtgagtgtgaattctttcttCATTTGAGCTCCTTTAAGAATTGAAATGTCTTTTATGTGTGGATCAAACTATTGCATGTGAGCGGCATCTGTACTTTTGGGTAGAGAGTGAAGTTTTACTATTGGTTTGGATAAATGagtgaagtaagttgcattgtgagGATTGTGACaatctttgatgattttgtgtCTTATCTTAAGATGCTTTGTGATATGTAAAGCTCATTTGATACGAACTTGTATCCTTTCTTCATAAATATGAGCTTATTGAAAAgttttggtttacttgt from the Capsicum annuum cultivar UCD-10X-F1 chromosome 9, UCD10Xv1.1, whole genome shotgun sequence genome contains:
- the LOC124887097 gene encoding uncharacterized protein LOC124887097 translates to MVTSHSASIKQLETQLGQISAQLNARPNGRLPSDMVVNPKNDAHVLAIIIRSGRILGKDIIDLGEDPNEKSNKEKGNPKKKLLEEPIDNNPKPNETSIDDQRLKKKDDDIKFKKFFAKFINLSMNIPLLESLQEMPRYVKFMKDLVTKKRVMNFETVEVTHNYSAIMSSTVVAKKEDPRAFTIPCTIGMYKFGKALCDLGESINLMPFSMFQKLGLGSLNPTTMRLLMADRSIKKFIGVLYDVLVKVDRFIFPANFVILDCEIDHEVPKTLGRTFIATRRALVDVECGDIKFRVNNEEVFFNVCKSMK